The Kocuria sp. TGY1127_2 genome includes a window with the following:
- a CDS encoding PLP-dependent aspartate aminotransferase family protein, translated as MQLDSSDIHGRKGHEPEEIIAEERRAEREGTEASSPWSRETLVVSAGRPASEHDAPVNSPIVLSSTFHGAGPILPEDRAYGRFTNPTWEDFEGVLSSLEGSELPALLFGSGMAAVAAVVGQVPVGSVIVMPEHTYLGSMSLVRQMEQRGVCTLVEVPIEDTDHVIEVLTQQARSLPEPSQGAEAPYVLLWLESPTNPMLEVADLPTLLAVARGLGVRTAVDNTFATPLVQRPLEWGADFVVHSATKYLAGHSDVILGAVVTRDPQLRKSTLAERSLSGAIAGPVEAWLGLRGLRTLSLRIKQSSSSAQILAERLSEHPAAAEVRYPGLPTDRGHERAKAQMSNFGSVLSVTLDADAETAERVVDALNLWTPATSLGGVESLIERRRRHSNEAQSVSESLLRLSVGIEDVEDLWSDLQQALELVQKR; from the coding sequence ATGCAGCTAGATTCTTCGGATATCCACGGACGCAAGGGGCACGAGCCCGAGGAGATTATTGCGGAAGAGCGCCGCGCCGAGCGTGAAGGCACGGAAGCATCTTCCCCGTGGTCGCGGGAAACTCTGGTGGTCTCGGCAGGACGCCCTGCCTCAGAACATGACGCACCCGTCAACTCGCCGATCGTCCTGTCCTCCACATTTCACGGGGCAGGCCCCATCCTGCCCGAGGACCGAGCGTACGGGCGGTTCACGAACCCGACGTGGGAGGACTTCGAAGGGGTGCTTTCCTCACTCGAAGGCTCGGAATTGCCTGCTCTTCTCTTCGGTTCCGGAATGGCCGCGGTCGCAGCGGTCGTCGGCCAGGTCCCGGTCGGATCCGTCATCGTCATGCCGGAGCATACGTACCTGGGTTCCATGTCGTTGGTGCGGCAGATGGAGCAACGCGGGGTTTGCACGCTCGTCGAGGTTCCGATCGAAGACACCGATCACGTCATCGAGGTACTGACTCAGCAGGCCCGCTCTCTTCCCGAACCGTCTCAGGGCGCCGAAGCTCCGTATGTGTTGTTGTGGTTGGAAAGCCCCACCAACCCCATGCTCGAGGTCGCTGATCTGCCGACGCTACTCGCCGTGGCTCGCGGGTTGGGAGTCCGGACCGCAGTGGACAACACGTTCGCAACGCCGTTGGTGCAACGCCCTCTTGAATGGGGAGCGGACTTCGTCGTGCATTCCGCAACCAAATACCTGGCTGGACACTCTGACGTGATCCTGGGCGCCGTCGTCACTCGCGACCCGCAGCTGAGGAAATCCACTCTGGCCGAGCGCTCGCTGTCCGGGGCGATCGCCGGACCGGTCGAAGCGTGGTTGGGTCTGCGAGGACTGAGGACTCTGTCCTTGCGCATCAAACAGTCGTCCTCATCGGCACAGATTCTGGCCGAACGCCTCAGCGAGCATCCCGCGGCCGCCGAAGTGCGCTACCCGGGGCTTCCGACCGATCGAGGACACGAGCGCGCCAAAGCACAGATGAGCAATTTCGGTTCGGTCCTCTCAGTCACTCTCGACGCCGATGCGGAAACTGCTGAGCGCGTGGTCGATGCCCTGAACCTCTGGACTCCGGCGACGTCGTTGGGCGGCGTGGAATCGTTGATCGAGCGTCGTCGCCGACACTCCAACGAGGCGCAGAGCGTCAGTGAGTCATTGCTCCGCCTGTCGGTGGGCATCGAGGACGTCGAGGACTTGTGGAGCGATCTCCAGCAAGCACTTGAGCTTGTTCAGAAACGATAG
- a CDS encoding DUF2516 family protein: protein MTILTVVLNLERIIDLALGLILFLLALWAFISAVGASDYAYQSAFKRTKKFWVLVTAACLLGAVISMLGAWRGGSSSLFIQLIAASAVGVFLADVRPAVRTRK from the coding sequence ATGACGATCTTGACCGTAGTGCTGAACCTCGAGCGCATTATCGACCTCGCGCTCGGCCTGATTCTATTCCTGCTCGCCCTGTGGGCCTTTATTTCCGCGGTGGGGGCCAGCGACTACGCTTATCAATCCGCTTTCAAACGCACCAAGAAATTCTGGGTCCTGGTCACGGCTGCGTGCCTTCTGGGTGCCGTGATTTCGATGCTCGGGGCGTGGCGAGGAGGCTCTTCGAGTCTGTTCATCCAGCTGATTGCGGCCTCTGCCGTGGGCGTGTTCCTCGCCGACGTCAGGCCGGCCGTTCGCACGAGGAAATAG
- a CDS encoding phosphoglyceromutase, giving the protein MAETYKLVLLRHGQSEWNKENLFTGWVDVPLSDQGKEEAARGGALLKERGILPEIVHTSLLRRAMNTANIALDEADRLWIPVKRSWRLNERHYGDLQGKDKAEVREKYGEDQFMQWRRSYDVPPPPLEDDSEFSQAHDPRYADVEDAPRTECLKDVLERMLPYWDEGIKPDLAAGKTVLVAAHGNSLRALVKHLDNIADDEISGLNIPTGIPLYYELDENFKPIKAGEYLDPDAAADAIQAVANQGKK; this is encoded by the coding sequence ATGGCTGAAACTTACAAACTTGTTTTGCTCCGTCACGGGCAGAGCGAATGGAACAAAGAGAACCTGTTCACCGGATGGGTTGACGTGCCCCTCTCCGACCAGGGCAAGGAAGAAGCCGCGCGAGGCGGCGCCTTGCTCAAGGAAAGGGGAATCCTTCCGGAGATCGTTCATACCTCCCTCTTGCGCCGTGCCATGAACACCGCGAACATCGCGCTGGACGAGGCCGATCGCCTTTGGATCCCCGTCAAGCGCAGTTGGCGTCTCAACGAGCGCCACTACGGAGACCTCCAAGGCAAGGACAAGGCCGAGGTCCGGGAGAAATACGGCGAGGACCAGTTCATGCAGTGGCGCCGCTCGTACGACGTGCCACCGCCTCCCTTGGAAGATGACTCAGAGTTCTCCCAAGCTCATGATCCGCGGTACGCGGATGTTGAGGACGCCCCCCGAACCGAATGTCTCAAGGATGTTCTCGAGCGCATGCTTCCGTACTGGGACGAGGGCATCAAACCTGACCTGGCCGCAGGCAAAACCGTCCTGGTGGCCGCGCACGGCAATTCGCTCCGCGCGTTGGTCAAGCACTTGGACAACATCGCCGACGACGAGATTTCCGGGCTGAACATTCCGACCGGGATCCCGCTCTATTACGAGCTCGACGAGAACTTCAAACCGATCAAGGCCGGTGAGTACCTGGATCCCGACGCCGCTGCCGACGCGATCCAGGCCGTTGCCAATCAAGGCAAGAAATAA
- a CDS encoding response regulator transcription factor — protein sequence MTRLLVIEDEEALSEPLAFLLGREGFEVTVIDNGLDAVAEFDRAGADLVLLDLMLPGQSGTEVCKQLRQRSNVPIIMLTAKDTEIDKVLGLELGADDYVTKPYSSRELVARVRAVLRRQTETEELVTSTVEGGPVRMDIERHVVSVNGQQTAMPLKEFELLEMLLRNAGRVLTRGQLIDRVWGSDYVGDTKTLDVHIKRLRSKIEPDPSHPRYLVTVRGLGYKFEP from the coding sequence ATGACTCGACTCTTGGTTATCGAGGATGAGGAAGCCCTCAGCGAGCCTCTGGCCTTTTTACTGGGGCGCGAGGGGTTCGAGGTGACCGTGATCGACAACGGTCTCGACGCCGTCGCCGAATTCGATCGAGCAGGAGCCGATCTGGTTCTTCTGGACCTGATGTTGCCGGGTCAGTCCGGGACGGAAGTGTGCAAACAATTGCGCCAACGCTCCAACGTCCCGATCATCATGTTGACCGCGAAGGACACGGAAATCGATAAGGTTCTCGGCCTCGAGCTCGGTGCCGACGATTATGTGACGAAGCCATATTCGTCTCGTGAACTCGTTGCCCGGGTGCGCGCCGTATTGCGGCGACAAACGGAGACCGAGGAGTTGGTGACCTCGACGGTCGAGGGCGGGCCCGTGCGCATGGACATCGAGCGGCATGTGGTCAGCGTCAACGGCCAACAAACCGCAATGCCTCTGAAAGAATTTGAACTCCTCGAGATGCTGTTGCGCAACGCTGGCCGTGTTCTGACCCGTGGTCAGCTCATCGACCGTGTGTGGGGCAGCGACTACGTGGGCGACACCAAGACACTGGATGTTCACATCAAAAGGCTCCGGTCCAAGATTGAACCCGATCCTTCCCATCCTCGGTACCTCGTGACCGTACGCGGCCTCGGGTACAAATTCGAACCCTGA
- a CDS encoding DNA polymerase III subunit delta' → MSVWDQLVGQGQAVQQLRRAASSEQPPHAWLFTGPPGSGRSIAARSLAAALLCEKPDPAERGCGECKSCRTAMTGAHADVTSFATENVSIKIEEARDLVVKAQDRPSVGRWRIMIVEDADRMPERTSNVLLKAVEEPPPHTIWLLCAPSPIDVLVTIRSRCRAITLKVPATEEVAGLLSLRDNVDPETAQQAARLAQGHIGIARRLALYPEAKARREDVVRLPLGLAGISSAVAAADRLISTAEAEASADADERNDQEKADLLITLGAPESGRIPPTIKAAVRRLKEDQKRRAKRIQVDTLDRFLIDLSTFYRDVLTLQLKTGSQLINHHLERELTDYAVNSSAERTLEQIDTINLTRRRISTNVSPRLAFEAMAASLILRH, encoded by the coding sequence ATGAGCGTGTGGGACCAGTTGGTCGGACAGGGCCAGGCAGTTCAGCAATTGCGCCGGGCAGCATCTTCTGAGCAACCGCCGCATGCCTGGTTGTTCACGGGGCCTCCCGGCTCCGGCCGATCCATTGCGGCGAGGTCCCTCGCGGCCGCTTTGCTCTGCGAGAAGCCGGATCCTGCCGAGCGCGGCTGCGGCGAATGCAAATCCTGCCGCACCGCCATGACTGGTGCACATGCGGACGTCACCAGCTTCGCAACCGAAAACGTCAGCATCAAGATCGAAGAAGCACGCGACCTCGTGGTCAAGGCTCAGGACCGTCCTTCGGTGGGTCGCTGGCGGATCATGATCGTCGAAGACGCGGACCGCATGCCCGAACGCACCTCGAACGTGCTCCTCAAGGCCGTTGAGGAACCGCCGCCCCACACCATCTGGTTGCTCTGCGCACCGAGCCCTATCGACGTCTTGGTCACGATCCGTTCGAGGTGCCGCGCAATCACGCTCAAGGTTCCCGCGACCGAGGAGGTCGCAGGGCTCTTGTCTCTCCGGGATAACGTGGATCCGGAGACCGCGCAGCAAGCGGCACGCCTGGCTCAAGGACATATTGGAATCGCCCGGCGGCTGGCGTTGTACCCGGAAGCCAAAGCCCGTCGTGAGGACGTGGTTCGACTCCCCCTGGGGTTGGCGGGCATCAGCTCGGCGGTTGCCGCTGCGGATCGTCTGATTTCAACGGCCGAGGCAGAGGCATCCGCCGATGCCGACGAGCGCAATGACCAAGAAAAAGCAGACCTCTTGATCACCCTCGGTGCCCCCGAATCGGGCCGGATCCCGCCGACCATCAAAGCCGCCGTACGCCGTCTGAAAGAAGATCAGAAGCGCCGAGCCAAGCGCATACAGGTAGACACCTTGGATCGTTTTCTCATTGATCTGTCGACCTTTTACCGAGATGTGCTGACGCTTCAGCTCAAAACGGGATCGCAACTGATCAATCACCATTTAGAACGCGAGCTGACCGATTATGCGGTCAATTCGAGCGCGGAACGAACCCTCGAACAGATCGACACGATCAATCTCACACGGCGCCGGATTTCCACGAACGTCAGCCCGCGATTGGCCTTCGAAGCGATGGCGGCCAGCTTGATACTGCGCCACTGA
- a CDS encoding cell wall metabolism sensor histidine kinase WalK has translation MSSVALAFMWGLIGLALGLVSHFALRRSDRQRAEWAVVDEPTISDGAAQVLAVVGQAYVLVDAVDGVVRASQGSYAYGLVRGHSLAQPELLELIRQVRRDGVIIEKTVEISRGPMGRGVLVLNVRIAPVADEYILMLADDRTEITRAQAIRTDFVANVSHELKTPVGAVRLLAEAIEGSSEDPEAVRHFTRRLHKEAARLTALVHDIIELSRLQGTDIVQKGKIIDLNQLVHEAADRNKLTAENKNISIRVGGTATRPIHGDPELLMTALRNLIDNAIRYSPENTRIGVGIRSKNGTASVSVKDQGPGIPEEEQDRIFERFYRVDAARSRQTGGTGLGLSIVKHVMAQHGGEISVWSTPGQGSTFTVSLPELDEATEKDLRESESDLGPIRDQEPVSIIAVDQTPADSAGKNRSGDTGFDEEDTQA, from the coding sequence GTGAGTTCTGTCGCTTTAGCCTTCATGTGGGGCCTGATCGGGTTGGCGCTTGGTTTGGTCAGCCACTTCGCCCTGCGCCGAAGCGATCGCCAGCGTGCCGAGTGGGCCGTGGTCGACGAACCAACTATAAGCGATGGTGCCGCTCAGGTACTGGCTGTCGTCGGGCAGGCGTACGTACTCGTCGACGCGGTGGACGGCGTCGTACGCGCGTCCCAGGGGTCTTATGCCTACGGCCTGGTACGCGGACACAGTCTGGCTCAACCCGAATTGCTCGAATTGATCCGTCAGGTACGGCGCGACGGGGTGATTATCGAGAAGACCGTAGAGATTTCTCGTGGCCCCATGGGGCGCGGAGTCCTCGTGCTGAATGTCCGCATAGCACCCGTGGCAGACGAATACATTTTGATGCTCGCGGATGACCGCACCGAGATCACCCGTGCACAGGCGATCCGAACAGACTTTGTGGCGAACGTGTCACATGAGCTCAAGACCCCGGTCGGTGCCGTCCGTTTGCTGGCTGAAGCGATCGAAGGGTCCTCCGAGGACCCGGAGGCGGTGCGGCATTTCACCCGGAGACTCCATAAGGAAGCGGCGCGATTGACCGCGCTGGTTCACGACATCATCGAACTCTCGCGGTTGCAGGGCACGGATATCGTGCAAAAGGGAAAGATCATCGATCTCAACCAGCTGGTGCATGAAGCAGCGGATCGAAACAAGCTCACCGCCGAGAACAAGAACATCTCGATTCGTGTCGGAGGTACGGCTACCCGGCCGATTCACGGCGACCCGGAGTTGCTCATGACCGCCTTGCGGAATCTCATCGACAATGCAATTCGCTATTCGCCGGAGAATACCCGCATCGGAGTGGGAATCCGATCCAAGAACGGCACGGCTTCGGTGTCCGTCAAGGATCAGGGTCCGGGTATTCCCGAAGAAGAGCAAGACCGCATATTCGAACGCTTTTACCGGGTCGACGCCGCTCGCTCACGGCAGACGGGTGGTACCGGTTTGGGGCTGTCGATCGTGAAACACGTGATGGCTCAGCACGGCGGAGAAATCTCTGTGTGGTCTACGCCGGGACAGGGATCGACCTTTACGGTGAGCCTCCCGGAGCTGGACGAGGCAACCGAGAAGGACCTGCGCGAAAGCGAGTCGGATCTCGGACCGATCCGCGATCAAGAACCCGTTTCCATCATTGCGGTGGATCAGACCCCTGCAGATAGCGCGGGGAAGAATAGATCCGGTGATACCGGTTTTGACGAGGAGGATACTCAAGCATGA
- the tmk gene encoding dTMP kinase, translating to MTSELHYSPATNAPPRPGVFIVFEGGDGSGKSTQARILETRIREEIKCEVLLTREPGGTEIGERIRSLVLEQGQGQIDARTEALLYAASRSAHTHQVIAPALERGAIVVCDRYIDSSAAYQGAGRGLGERPVTELSRWATENLLPDLTIFLSLGVSDARRRVTSRGAADRLEAEPDSFHARVRDSFHALAQSTDSARVTVNGGGEIDDVADRVWNAVAPVLTAGEPR from the coding sequence GTGACTTCAGAGCTCCATTACTCCCCGGCAACCAACGCTCCCCCACGTCCCGGCGTTTTCATCGTCTTCGAGGGCGGAGACGGCAGCGGGAAGTCGACCCAAGCCCGGATCCTGGAGACGCGGATTCGTGAGGAAATCAAGTGCGAGGTGCTCCTCACGCGTGAGCCCGGAGGCACAGAAATCGGCGAGAGGATTCGGTCCTTGGTCCTGGAACAGGGTCAGGGGCAGATAGATGCCCGCACCGAAGCCCTTCTGTACGCGGCCTCCAGGTCAGCGCACACGCATCAGGTCATTGCCCCGGCGCTCGAGCGTGGCGCGATCGTCGTCTGTGATCGTTACATCGACTCCTCGGCCGCATACCAGGGGGCCGGTCGCGGACTCGGCGAACGCCCCGTCACCGAACTTTCCCGGTGGGCCACCGAAAACCTTCTTCCCGACCTCACGATATTTCTTTCGCTCGGGGTCTCGGACGCCCGCCGGCGAGTCACGTCGCGTGGAGCGGCCGACCGGCTGGAGGCAGAACCGGACTCATTCCATGCCCGGGTCCGCGATTCCTTTCACGCGTTGGCGCAGAGCACCGATTCCGCTCGCGTCACAGTCAACGGCGGAGGAGAGATCGACGACGTCGCCGACCGGGTGTGGAACGCCGTCGCACCAGTACTGACGGCGGGTGAGCCGCGATGA
- a CDS encoding CarD family transcriptional regulator, whose translation MLFEVGETVVYPHHGAATIEEIKTRMVKGEEKMYLKLQVAQGDLTIEVPADNVDMVGVRDVVDEKGLQEVINVLQAEDVEEASNWSRRFKANSEKLASGDVLKVAEVVRDLWRREQVKGLSAGEKRMLSKARQILSSEVALARDIDEEAAETQLDKILED comes from the coding sequence ATGCTTTTTGAGGTTGGCGAAACCGTCGTATACCCTCACCACGGCGCGGCGACGATCGAAGAGATCAAGACTCGCATGGTCAAGGGCGAAGAGAAGATGTATCTCAAATTGCAGGTCGCACAGGGTGACCTGACGATTGAGGTTCCGGCGGACAACGTCGACATGGTGGGCGTCCGGGACGTCGTTGATGAGAAGGGCCTCCAAGAGGTCATCAACGTACTTCAGGCCGAGGACGTCGAGGAAGCCAGTAACTGGTCCCGCCGTTTCAAGGCCAACTCCGAGAAGCTCGCCTCCGGCGATGTCCTCAAGGTTGCCGAGGTCGTTCGCGACCTGTGGCGCCGCGAACAAGTAAAGGGTCTTTCGGCGGGCGAGAAGCGCATGCTGTCCAAAGCTCGGCAAATTCTCTCCTCCGAGGTGGCCCTGGCGAGGGACATCGACGAAGAGGCAGCGGAGACCCAGCTCGACAAGATCCTCGAGGACTAG
- the phoU gene encoding phosphate signaling complex protein PhoU, with protein sequence MRKVFQAELQQVGDDLVEIATLVEAAFDRASDSLLNADIQQAEEVISNDARIDFLQNQLDERSIDLLALQGPVASDLRMIVGALRMSASLERAGDLARHVAQVTRLRYPEAAVPEDLLPTFQEIIDNDKTIIKNVIQLLETRELGYADEIYTAKGRINVLHESVFSHIAGAEWGSNAQTTIDMTLVSRYMERFGDHGVSVARKVTYLVTGEWDSAPTASQS encoded by the coding sequence GTGCGCAAAGTTTTTCAGGCCGAGCTCCAACAAGTGGGCGACGACCTCGTCGAAATCGCGACCCTCGTGGAGGCTGCGTTCGACCGCGCATCTGACTCGTTATTGAACGCAGACATTCAGCAGGCCGAAGAGGTCATCTCGAATGACGCGCGCATTGACTTCCTGCAGAACCAGCTCGACGAGCGTTCCATTGATCTCCTCGCTCTCCAAGGCCCCGTCGCCTCGGACCTTCGCATGATCGTGGGAGCTCTTCGCATGAGTGCCTCGCTCGAACGAGCCGGAGACCTCGCCCGCCACGTCGCACAGGTCACGCGGCTCCGGTATCCCGAAGCCGCCGTCCCGGAAGACCTCCTCCCGACCTTCCAGGAAATCATTGACAACGACAAGACGATCATCAAGAACGTTATCCAATTGCTAGAAACCCGCGAGTTGGGCTACGCCGACGAGATCTACACGGCCAAAGGCCGCATCAATGTGCTGCACGAATCGGTTTTCTCCCACATTGCGGGCGCCGAATGGGGCTCCAATGCACAGACCACGATCGATATGACCTTGGTTTCCCGTTACATGGAGCGCTTCGGCGACCACGGCGTTTCGGTCGCTCGCAAAGTCACATACTTGGTCACCGGCGAGTGGGACTCCGCGCCGACGGCCAGCCAGTCATAA
- a CDS encoding PFL family protein, which produces MIDTNANILETIQMIEEDKLDIRTVTMGISLLDCIDSDGARARQKIYDKITGRAKDLVRVAQGIEAELGIPIINKRIAVTPIAIVAGASGDTEYFDYARTLDRAARAVGVDFIGGFSALVDKGQTEADRRLMASIPQALAETDVVCSSVNIGSSRAGINMDAVQDMGRVVRQTADLTADAHGFGCAKLVVFANAVSDNPFMAGAFHGVQEADCVVSVGVSGPGVVKRALEKVPGASLNACAETIKKAAFKITRVGQLVGNLAAERLGVSFGIVDLSLAPTAEVGDSVARVLEEMGLEVVGTHGTTAALALLNDAMKKGGLMACSRVGGLSGSFIPISEDIGMIEAAASGDITLDKLEAMTAICSVGLDMVAVPGDTTAATLSAMIADEAAIGVMNHKTTAVRVIPAVGLGVGDIVEFGGLLGRAPVMPAHQGSSEVFVKRAGYIPSPVHGFRN; this is translated from the coding sequence ATGATCGATACCAACGCAAATATTCTTGAAACCATCCAGATGATCGAGGAGGACAAACTCGACATCCGGACGGTCACCATGGGCATCTCTCTGCTCGACTGCATCGATTCGGACGGGGCGAGAGCCCGCCAAAAGATCTACGACAAGATCACCGGCCGGGCCAAGGACCTCGTACGCGTCGCTCAGGGGATCGAGGCCGAGCTGGGCATCCCGATCATCAACAAGCGCATCGCGGTGACCCCCATCGCGATCGTAGCTGGGGCCTCGGGTGACACCGAGTACTTCGACTACGCGCGCACCCTCGACCGGGCGGCCCGTGCGGTAGGGGTCGATTTCATCGGAGGATTCTCGGCTCTGGTCGACAAAGGCCAGACTGAAGCCGACCGGAGGCTCATGGCCTCGATACCGCAGGCGCTCGCGGAGACGGATGTCGTGTGTTCATCCGTCAATATCGGATCGTCGCGGGCCGGCATCAACATGGATGCCGTCCAGGACATGGGACGGGTTGTCCGCCAGACCGCGGACCTCACCGCGGATGCCCATGGTTTCGGCTGCGCCAAACTGGTTGTCTTCGCGAATGCCGTATCGGACAACCCATTCATGGCCGGGGCATTCCACGGCGTACAAGAGGCCGACTGCGTCGTCAGCGTGGGTGTCTCCGGTCCTGGCGTCGTCAAACGCGCGCTCGAGAAGGTTCCCGGCGCGTCATTGAATGCGTGTGCGGAGACCATCAAGAAGGCCGCTTTCAAGATCACGCGTGTCGGCCAGCTGGTGGGCAACTTGGCCGCGGAACGTCTTGGTGTCTCCTTCGGCATCGTTGATTTGTCCTTGGCCCCCACGGCCGAGGTCGGGGACTCAGTGGCGCGTGTCCTGGAAGAAATGGGACTTGAAGTCGTGGGAACTCACGGAACCACCGCAGCCCTGGCGTTGCTCAACGATGCCATGAAGAAGGGCGGGCTGATGGCTTGCTCGCGTGTCGGTGGCCTGTCCGGTTCGTTCATCCCGATTTCAGAAGATATCGGGATGATCGAGGCGGCGGCTTCCGGTGACATCACACTCGACAAGCTCGAGGCTATGACCGCGATCTGCTCCGTCGGGCTGGACATGGTGGCCGTCCCCGGTGATACGACCGCTGCGACGCTGTCGGCGATGATCGCGGACGAGGCGGCCATTGGAGTCATGAACCACAAAACCACGGCGGTCCGGGTGATCCCCGCTGTCGGATTGGGTGTAGGCGACATCGTCGAATTCGGCGGTCTGCTGGGGCGGGCACCCGTTATGCCTGCGCATCAGGGCTCATCAGAGGTATTCGTCAAGAGGGCGGGCTATATTCCGTCGCCCGTCCACGGCTTCCGAAACTGA
- a CDS encoding AI-2E family transporter, producing MSHQDQQSRRGAGLPLGVVGLVALAALVVFMGGLKFISDIFGPMFLAYSLVVAVRPMRLWLADRKVPRWLATLLVALFLYAILLAIIGSMVVSVVQLAETLPSYSGKFAALYQEARHWLSDYGLSETDVGDSLLEYLQPSRIISAATTILSGLSSAGSQLFVLVMVMAFLFIDATIIPGRRSEISKAKPGLGEAYADFSHRTSKYWVVNTVFGAIVAVLDTVALMLLGVPLAFTWGVFSFVTNYIPNIGFVIGLIPPALLGLLAGGPATAIWVVVLYSVINFVAQSVIQPKVTGDAVGLNTTVTFVSLIFWAAIVGPLGAILAVPLTLFFKAMFIDSDPRSRWIGVAFDSRGKPNDLRRIGDSVHEDGRYSLRKTYGPDPDDAPAGAVGPSSEQKRQLKREKGVRLGRQRPAGGATSAREKP from the coding sequence ATGAGTCATCAGGATCAGCAGTCGCGACGCGGCGCAGGCTTACCTCTGGGCGTCGTAGGGCTGGTTGCGCTCGCAGCCCTCGTCGTATTCATGGGTGGGCTCAAATTTATCTCGGACATTTTCGGGCCGATGTTCCTTGCATACTCATTGGTTGTTGCCGTACGGCCTATGCGTCTGTGGCTCGCCGACCGCAAGGTTCCTCGCTGGCTGGCGACGCTCTTGGTTGCCCTTTTCCTCTATGCCATACTTCTGGCCATCATCGGATCGATGGTCGTCTCTGTTGTCCAACTGGCGGAGACTTTGCCCAGTTACAGCGGTAAATTTGCTGCTCTTTATCAGGAAGCGAGGCACTGGCTGAGCGACTATGGTCTCAGCGAGACCGACGTCGGAGACTCGCTGCTGGAGTACCTGCAGCCCAGCCGCATCATCAGCGCGGCCACCACGATTCTGAGCGGGCTTTCTTCGGCCGGGTCCCAGCTCTTCGTGCTCGTGATGGTCATGGCCTTTCTCTTCATCGACGCCACGATCATCCCCGGCCGTCGCTCGGAAATCAGTAAAGCCAAGCCGGGCCTGGGGGAGGCATACGCGGACTTCAGCCACCGAACCTCGAAATACTGGGTAGTCAATACGGTATTCGGCGCGATTGTCGCGGTCTTGGACACCGTTGCCCTGATGCTTCTGGGCGTTCCGTTGGCCTTTACCTGGGGCGTTTTCTCGTTCGTCACCAACTACATCCCGAACATCGGGTTCGTCATCGGCTTGATTCCTCCGGCCCTCCTAGGGCTTCTCGCCGGCGGACCGGCCACGGCGATCTGGGTTGTCGTGCTGTACTCGGTCATCAATTTCGTGGCCCAGTCCGTGATCCAGCCCAAAGTTACGGGGGACGCCGTCGGGCTCAACACCACCGTAACGTTCGTTTCCTTGATCTTCTGGGCGGCAATCGTGGGCCCTCTCGGCGCGATCCTCGCTGTGCCCCTGACTTTGTTCTTCAAAGCGATGTTCATCGACTCGGACCCCCGCTCGCGGTGGATCGGAGTGGCCTTCGATTCCAGGGGCAAGCCCAACGACTTGCGCCGGATCGGGGACTCCGTTCACGAAGACGGACGTTATTCGCTGCGTAAGACGTATGGCCCGGACCCGGACGATGCTCCGGCCGGAGCCGTGGGCCCCTCCTCGGAGCAAAAGCGGCAGCTCAAGCGTGAAAAAGGAGTGCGGCTCGGACGGCAGCGGCCCGCTGGCGGTGCCACGAGCGCCAGAGAAAAACCCTGA
- a CDS encoding ACT domain-containing protein, with the protein MKIILTVTGLDHEGIIAAVSTGLADRHVNILNVSQTLMEGYFTMIMQGEFDETQQTIEDIQAAMKPIGQAARVEVRIQSEAIFDAMHTL; encoded by the coding sequence ATGAAAATAATTCTCACCGTGACGGGCCTGGACCACGAAGGCATCATTGCCGCCGTCTCCACGGGATTGGCCGATCGTCACGTGAACATCCTCAACGTCTCCCAGACCCTCATGGAGGGTTATTTCACCATGATCATGCAGGGTGAGTTCGACGAGACTCAACAGACCATCGAGGACATCCAAGCAGCCATGAAGCCTATAGGGCAGGCGGCTCGCGTCGAGGTCAGGATCCAGTCCGAGGCCATATTCGACGCGATGCACACACTTTAG